A part of Aquipuribacter hungaricus genomic DNA contains:
- a CDS encoding asparaginase: MTDDLAAPAVPADPVTAAAAMVAAARPAAVTLRSGVVECLHHGVGAAVRLPAGATDDVAGEVVASLGSASLVVLPRSALKLLHAVAFLEAGLDVEDELLAVTCASHSGEPGHLDVVRRLLAHAGLTEDDLRGTPDLPIDAEAAHAWRTAGHGPTSLTQNCSGNHAGMLAASVAAGWPTEGYTGAGHPVQQAIATATARLAGSVSPEVAVDGCGAPAFGTTVAGLARAYAAIA, translated from the coding sequence GTGACCGACGACCTCGCTGCCCCTGCCGTCCCCGCCGACCCCGTGACGGCGGCCGCCGCGATGGTGGCCGCCGCGCGGCCCGCGGCGGTGACGCTGCGCAGCGGGGTCGTCGAGTGCCTGCACCACGGCGTGGGCGCGGCCGTGCGCCTGCCCGCGGGGGCCACGGACGACGTCGCCGGGGAGGTCGTCGCCTCGCTGGGGTCGGCCTCGCTCGTCGTGCTCCCCCGCTCCGCGCTCAAGCTGCTCCACGCCGTGGCCTTCCTCGAGGCCGGCCTGGACGTGGAAGACGAGCTCCTGGCGGTGACGTGCGCGAGCCACTCGGGCGAGCCCGGCCACCTCGACGTGGTGCGCCGCCTGCTCGCGCACGCCGGGCTGACGGAGGACGACCTGCGGGGCACGCCGGACCTGCCGATCGACGCCGAGGCGGCCCACGCGTGGCGGACCGCCGGGCACGGACCGACGTCGCTCACCCAGAACTGCTCGGGCAACCACGCGGGCATGCTCGCCGCGTCGGTCGCGGCGGGCTGGCCCACCGAGGGGTACACCGGGGCCGGGCACCCGGTGCAGCAGGCGATCGCCACGGCGACGGCCCGGCTCGCCGGCAGCGTCTCGCCGGAGGTGGCCGTCGACGGCTGCGGCGCCCCCGCGTTCGGCACCACCGTCGCCGGGCTCGCGCGCGCCTACGCCGCCATCGCCT